A single genomic interval of Helianthus annuus cultivar XRQ/B chromosome 6, HanXRQr2.0-SUNRISE, whole genome shotgun sequence harbors:
- the LOC110866065 gene encoding cytochrome P450 76T24, whose product MEQLLFLILSCIIFFFFLLHAIYLHRNRRLPPGPVGLPIIGNLLDLGPKPHESLAKLSKTYGPLMTIRMGTITSVVASTPEAARYILQRNDEACSGRIIPDAAASLADNDVAMVWIPANDEWRTIRKALSTCLTHQHKLDTLRDLRQNVLEGMLEYLHECGGNKAGVDIGKLAFAVALNQMSNTCVSQNVTNYKSNDIGGFKTAVKTVMQVTGKFNIADLYPVLKPLDPQNIRQQGKVAYGWLDKVAEGFIIERLKYRESKLQRFGDMLDSLLDFSEKNEAEFTLKHIKILLVELFLAGTETSSNTTEWAMTELLLNPDMFSRVRKEVSTTVGEDGKIKEAKLLDLPYLQAVIKETMRLHLPMPLLVPHKTETRVKLGEYIVPKNTQILVNAWAMARDPRYWETPTMFKPERFLGNEIDYKGQHFQFIPFGSGRRMCPGIPLAHRVVSLMVASFVYHFDWKLPHAREEMDMNDIFGLTLLRATPLVATPIPVI is encoded by the exons atGGAACAACTTCTGTTTCTAATTCTCTCATGTattattttcttcttctttctcctcCATGCTATCTACCTCCACCGTAACCGAAGACTACCACCGGGCCCTGTAGGCCTCCCCATCATCGGAAACCTTCTCGACCTTGGACCGAAACCCCACGAGTCCCTAGCCAAACTCTCCAAAACATACGGTCCACTTATGACCATCCGAATGGGAACCATTACCAGCGTGGTGGCATCCACGCCTGAAGCCGCTAGATATATCCTCCAACGCAATGACGAGGCGTGCTCTGGCCGTATTATCCCAGACGCAGCCGCCTCATTAGCGGACAATGACGTGGCAATGGTGTGGATACCCGCAAACGATGAGTGGCGAACCATTAGAAAAGCACTCAGCACATGCCTCACCCACCAACACAAACTCGACACCCTTCGCGATCTAAGACAAAACGTGTTGGAGGGCATGCTAGAGTATCTACATGAGTGCGGGGGCAATAAGGCGGGCGTGGACATTGGAAAGTTGGCATTCGCGGTCGCGCTTAACCAGATGTCCAACACTTGCGTGTCGCAAAACGTGACCAACTACAAGTCTAATGATATTGGGGGGTTTAAGACCGCCGTGAAGACAGTAATGCAAGTTACTGGGAAGTTTAACATAGCGGACTTATATCCGGTGTTGAAGCCTTTGGACCCTCAGAACATACGGCAGCAGGGGAAGGTGGCTTATGGCTGGTTGGATAAGGTGGCAGAAGGTTTCATAATAGAGAGGTTAAAGTATAGAGAGTCCAAACTTCAGAGGTTTGGTGATATGTTGGATTCATTGTTGGATTTCAGTGAGAAAAATGAAGCTGAGTTTACTCTCAAACACATCAAGATTCTACTTGTG GAATTGTTTTTAGCGGGAACAGAAACGAGTTCAAACACAACAGAATGGGCGATGACAGAACTGTTGCTTAACCCTGATATGTTCTCAAGAGTTCGTAAAGAAGTCTCGACGACAGTGGGAGAAGATGGAAAAATTAAAGAAGCCAAACTCCTTGACTTGCCTTATTTGCAAGCGGTAATCAAAGAAACAATGCGACTTCATTTACCCATGCCTTTATTAGTACCTCATAAAACTGAAACTAGAGTTAAGCTAGGTGAATATATTGTGCCAAAAAATACACAAATTCTAGTGAACGCATGGGCCATGGCACGAGACCCTAGGTACTGGGAAACCCCAACAATGTTTAAGCCAGAGAGATTTCTAGGAAATGAGATCGACTACAAAGGTCAACATTTCCAGTTCATACCTTTTGGATCAGGCCGAAGGATGTGTCCTGGAATACCCTTGGCTCATAGGGTGGTTAGTTTAATGGTAGCGTCTTTCGTGTATCACTTTGATTGGAAGTTGCCTCATGCTAGAGAAGAAATGGATATGAACGACATTTTTGGCCTTACATTGCTCAGAGCCACGCCACTCGTTGCTACTCCTATTCCAGTCATATAA